CCCGGCCGTCGGCCGCGAACTCGATCGGCACGTCGAGGACGACCTCCGACGCCGACAGCGCCGAGAGGAGGCTCCCGACGGGCTCTCCCAGTTCGCAGTGGACGTACGCGTACCCCGTCTCCAGCCCGACGACGTCCCAGGCGATCACGTTCGGCGCGTCCGCGAGCGCCCGCCTCGCCCGGTCGAGGTCACCCCGGAGGTGCGAGAGCATCACGATCGTCTCGTCGTCGACCACGTTGAAGCGGTCGATCCGGTCGCGTCGAACCCCCGCCGGAAGTTCGGTCCCCGTTTCCGGGGGGAGCCCCGTCCGCTCCAGGTCGAGCGCGACGGTCGCGTACCTCGTCGCGTCGCGCGGCTGGCTGTCCCCGCCGCGACCCTCGGCCCGTCCGCGCCCGTGGTTCGGTTCGTCTGTCATCGTCCCTCTCGAGGCCCGGTCAGCTGAGGCGAGGGGAGGACACCTGGCAATATAAATGAGCCGGAGTCCTCCGGCAGTGATCTCATGCGCCGTCCCGCCCATCCCCATCCCATGCGATTCGACGCTCGGGGGACGGCGCTCGTGCTGGCCCTCGTCTACGGCCTGTTCGTCGCCGCGTTCCTCGCGAGTCCGGCACCATGGTACGCCGTGCGGATCACCCTCGTCGCGTTCCTCGCGTTCGGCGTCCCGGTGTGGTACGCGGGGTACCGGTACGGCGCGTTCCGCGCGGAACGCCGCCGCACGCCGGCGGAGGGGTCGAGTTCGGGGCGTCAGTCGTGGTCCCGGGAGGGGCGAGCGTGAGCGTGATCGATCGGCTCCTGTGGCGGACCTTCGGTCGCCCGCGCGGCCTCCTGGGGCGGCTCGGCGGACGGATCCTGGCCCGGGGGAAGGGTGAAGTCACCGAGTGGGTCATCTCGGGGCTCGATCTTCGGCCGACCGATCGCGTCGTCGAGGTGGGATTCGGGCCGGGGCTCGGCGTCCGGCTCGCGGCGGCGGCCGTCCCCGAGGGGTTCGTCGCCGGCGTCGACTACTCCGAGGTGATGGTCGAGCAGGCGCGCGCGCGGAACGCGGCGGCCGTCGAGGACGGCCGCGTCGACCTCCGATACGGCTCCGCCGACGATCTGCCGTTCGCGGACGCCGCCTTCGACGGGGCGTTCTCCATCAACTCGATGCAGACGTGGCCCGACGCGGCGGCGGGCCTCCGGGAACTACACCGCGTCCTGAAGCCGGGCGGACGGCTCGCGCTCGCGTTCACGCCGGTCGCGGGCCAGTCG
The window above is part of the Halomarina pelagica genome. Proteins encoded here:
- a CDS encoding helix-turn-helix domain-containing protein, which produces MTDEPNHGRGRAEGRGGDSQPRDATRYATVALDLERTGLPPETGTELPAGVRRDRIDRFNVVDDETIVMLSHLRGDLDRARRALADAPNVIAWDVVGLETGYAYVHCELGEPVGSLLSALSASEVVLDVPIEFAADGRVHATLVGDAESLERALDAVADVVDVRLLETGEYRPGARELASLLTDRQYRVLSIAVDRGYYEVPRRATLAEVAEAAGLSQSTVGEHLQKAEARVLSRIVR
- a CDS encoding class I SAM-dependent methyltransferase, producing the protein MSVIDRLLWRTFGRPRGLLGRLGGRILARGKGEVTEWVISGLDLRPTDRVVEVGFGPGLGVRLAAAAVPEGFVAGVDYSEVMVEQARARNAAAVEDGRVDLRYGSADDLPFADAAFDGAFSINSMQTWPDAAAGLRELHRVLKPGGRLALAFTPVAGQSTDELRPLLSEAGFGEIRIEERDGDVRALATK